The window CTAGCGCTCCTTGAAGATGACCTCGAAGACAGGGATAGACAACTTATGGTGCTGGAAGAAGGAACTGGACGACAGAGAACGACAACTTGCAGTACAGAGCCAGGAAAATACAAGTCTTCGAGAAAGGTTTGTACCATATGCGCAGGATCCAAGGAAAAACAACGTCATCATGATCTATCGCAAGCATACCGCGCAGGACGATGACGAGTATCATCTTTTTTTGTACAACTGTGCACATGTTCAAAGACGTGCTATTCCCACCAAAAGGAGATTGTTAAGTGTTCAATTTCCAAATTCCGAAGAGATTGTAGTCATAGACAACCCTAACGGTTTACACGCTTTCCATCGATTTCAAGAGGAAAGGCACGTGGAGCGGTACCGATGTAACTACAAGCTTATAGACCTTTTTCGAGATGATTTGTACGATCTAGGTGTTCCAGCATTAGAAAACTAAGGGGCGTAAGGAGGTGATGCGACAGCTTACGAGATTTTTGTGAGTCACAAGAGTCACAAAATTTGTTGATATTCGCCACATGTTTCAAGGCGTCGAAACCACGCTTTGAGCTACATGGTAAGGAAGAGGAAGGTCAAAATATGATAATAGGTAAAGGAAGGTCAAAATTGAGTAGTGTCGTTGCTAGAACGACACTTATCAACTGCCAACTGACCGGTTTTCCCGCAGCGGGGGAACCAGCGAAATGGCCTTCGGAGTCGAGAAATTTACCACTCCTTGATATGCTCTGGAGGTACTTTAACATCCTTCGGGACTAGCATCAATTCCTCTCCCACAAAACTACGTTCAGGACCACCGTCAAGATAGTACAACAGACGGCTACCCGCTACTATACGATCGAGTCTATACGActttttgctccaccaagcaTCAGTTCCACGTCTTTTTTgatcaccatgctcttctccaGGCCTCAGTAGGGGCTTTTCTTCAGTGTATTCTTGATTTGACACAAGCGGCACCTCCTTGAGTTTGATCGTCTTCGAAGGTTCATGCCGATCATGGCTGTCTTGGTGTTGTTGAGACTTTTGACGATATTGTACAGATTTTTCACCCAGATGCTACTCGTCTCCGCAGAAACCAACTCTTGCGCATCCAGGGGCTTGAACAGTCTCTGCGCGAGGACCTTGTTGTAGGACTCGACAAACGCCGTGATAGTATGGTGGTATTTGGTAGTTACACGCTTAATTTCAACACCTTTGCCCTCTAGCAGCTTCATAACGTCAgacttgaactcactaccgttgTCGCACTGGAAGGTCTTTGGATATCAGAGAGGTCCTGCTTTGTAAATGTCCTTGAGCATGTCAGCGACTTCGCTAGCCTTTTTCGTACGCAAATGTCTCGCCACTTTGTACCTTGAGCCTACGTCGATGCCTGTGAGAATATACCATAGACTCGATCATGGGGCATATAGAGCAAGTCGAATTGGTGCATTTCGTTTGGTTTCGTGATGGTGAAATGTGGGTAGTTGATGCGCTTAGGGCCTTTGATTTGTCGGAGCCAGAGCAGCTGTCTCCTCAGCCAGTGAGTAACCTTCTTCTTAGAGAGACCGCTCTGCTCAACGAGTAATTTGATCGCCTTCCGAATAGTCCAGAGATGCTCCGGGGTGTAGTAAATTTGGCTTAGCTTTCCTGCCTTCTTCTCAGTAACGATATGCTTTACTTTCGACATGTTATTACATATCGAAAGCGTTCCGCGGCCTTACATATACTTGTACGCTGCGAAACCGAGGAGGGCTAAGGATCCTACGATGAACGTCAATTCACCGTCTTGTTGTTGCTTCGAGGGTACGTAGAAGTCGGAAAATTTGGGAGCTTTTTCAATCGTGGCGATGTAGTACTGTCTCATCCCCTCGTAGAGTTCCTATAAACTCTCTCCAGCCTGTCTTTTAAGCTATCGCTGCTGATTGTACCAATCAATTTCTATTTGCCTGTCTCTCACCCACTGTTGCTGAGCCGCTAAAAGTTGTTCGACCGCTTTGTTGTGCCGTTTCCGCTCTGCTTCACTATGCCCCGAGAGCTTGCTGAACAGAAAGTTTGAACCAGAAAACGCTAGTGCATTGATAGCCGCACCAGCTACCAGTACGCCAGTGGTTGccattttatttaatattcCACAGAGTGGAAGCGCCCGTCGAGGATGTTCAATTCGGCATCCTGCAGCAAATACACATAACAGCGTATATCCCCAGTTCCATCGGCTTTCTTCGTTATATGCAACGTTATACCGTCCGACAACCTCTGCAATTGTTTTCCAGAACCGTGAAGGGTTTGGTCCGGGGTtgctcggaaatcaacaaacagaGCGTATCTTTCCGTGAAGAACTGCCCAATGGTCACCTCCGAGTCGTGGCTACTAAAGATGTTCACGACTTGTTCGAGATGGTCCTTGGGTAGCATGGCGTGGCTATACAGTTCATTCGGCTCACCTTCCACCGTGATTGAGATTTTCTTGATCTTTCGATTGTAGAAGACCTTGTTGACTCCACTGTAGGCCTTGATTTTGCCCGGATCCACGAATAGTAGTAAGACGCCCTtcaaagacttggcaggagtatCGATCTGGAGGTTGTAGCTCGTATTAGTCTTTTTCAAGCTCACCACCTTGCTGCGCAGGATGCATTCGTACGGCAAGGCCAGCCTCGAATATCTGGACATCTTGGCATTTGCGAGACCCTTGTGGAGCACCTTGTCAAAGTCCAGGGCGATGTTGCTGATCTTGTACTGGGCGTCAGTGGGTTTAGCTTCCGTGCTTCCAGAGGCTGCCGTGCCAGAATCTTTGATGACGTCGCTGTGCTGTGCGAAATGTAGTACGAACTGTAGACTGTCGTAGAGCCCTCCCTGGTAGAAGGGTAGATCTGCCGTCAACTCGTCTCATCTTGCTGAGGGGGATGCAAAAGGTGTTGCCATAGGCTGCCATGATTGCCTTTTCTTCATCATTGCCTACATGATCGGTCTCTTTTACCTGTAGGGCGCGAATGGTGCCATCATTCGGGTTAATACCCTCCAGAATTAGGTTGTTCTCGCGATCATACTTGGGGAACGACAGGTCTACTCTCACGGCAAGGCAGGAGCTACTAAGATCTAAAATTGATAGTATTTTCGAACGTCTTGGTGATGAGCTGGGGGAGCCGAGCGCGAGATTTTACAACGATTTTGAGTTAGAAGGAAACCAGCTGCTTTTTGATGGTGTAGATGTCGCGAAAGGGAATGGTGAATTGAGGAGCGTTGTCGAGATACGGAGGAGGTTAGGCGCGGCTCGCTTGCGAGCCATGGAGTTTACCGACTATACCACGCCAAActttaccgactatactacgCCAAAGGCAGTAAAGCTatggctcagaaactccttaacgaATTGAATCACGTTGAAGATAAGGCCAATGATATCgaaatgatgccgctgctcgagaacgTCCTGAATGACACGGAAAGCCTTGTTGAAGAAACTTCCCtgagcgtgaaagaagagggctcaactTCGAGCTTCAAACGCTAAGGAGTAACCTGAAGCGCTTGAAAAGCAAGATAATCTTCTACGACAGCGAGATCACCAACGCAGAAGGCAAGATAAAAAGGCTCGAGATCAAGAAAGCTACACCTGGAGTATCCGAGGAACAGAAAACTATCTGGAGCGAAGACATTGCCAAGGCTAGGGAAGATCTTGAACGACTACAGGATCAAAAAGATGCCAAGCAGCACCCGGCTTACTATCCTCCGACACTCAGAGCCAACTGCTACACATCAAGGAGACTCTGATGAAGATCGCAGAAGGCGATAAGTCGACACTTCCTATGTGAAGGCTCATATCACTCGGGATCATGTAGACCCCGTGGGCAACGATGAAATCCACCTTGGACCGCGCATATTTCAGCACATTTTAGAATTCGGCAATTTCCTTTCCTGTATCGCTATCCCCTGCAATTGCACTTCCCTCGCTCCCAATGATTCCAGATCTCGCGTTCGCCTGACTCTCCAGTATCAAGTAAGCATTGAAGCGCACGCTTTGCGATAGGCGCTCAATACCAATACGAGCGAGGCCCTGTGATTTTTCAATGATCCACTGACTCCACAAGTCCTTGTCGAGATAGCTAGGCCCTGAGCCAGGGTAGTCCGAGCGATGAAGTTGCCAGCTACTGAAGAGGGTCTCGTTCCTCCACTCCTGCTCGCTGTCGCTTACCCCAAATTTGCGAGCCAGTTGGCGGAACTTCTGCTTGTTGAAGGGGTTGTTGAGACGTCGAAACCTAGGGAGACGTCGAGCTCTGATAGAATTTTTTCAGATCTGGAAGTAGACGTGGAAGCGGTAGACGGCACGAACTAGTGGCAAAGATGCGGTCAGATGCTGCATGGAAATGCCACAAGCGGATGATGCACAGTAGGTAGCAAAGTTAAGCTGAGTAGACCAGAGACTGAAAGGGTGGCTCTGCCACTCCTTCACTGCTGTGCCTGAGTGGAATTCGTGGTTAACGAAGATGTCTGGAAATTCCACCCTGAAGGAAGACCCCTTTGAGTTAATAACGATGTCCTGCATTGAGAGGTCATCTCCCTTAAGACTTTCCAACTATCTCCCGAGGTTGGGTGCATACCTTACCCTCGGGTTGTACGAGTAAATGTTCATGTTATTTTAAAGAATACGATATTCGAGGATTACCTAGGGCTCTAAAATCTATTAGTATTCGACCTATGTGGCTGAATATCTACAGCAACAACAACTTCACCATCCGTAAGGTAGGGTATGATCAGGAGGAGCTCCGCATCGACATCATGAACGACTTGTACAGAATAGAGGGTCTAGTGGCCATTGTCAACAGTCAGGCAGGAgacaagattaagctgtttgtcctgaaaaatggactctgcaggctccgtgtcaatGACGGATACACACTCGTCATGACTGAACCACTACACAAGCTCCTAGGCCTACCCTTTGATCCCCGCAAGAAGTTCTACACAAAGGGCGACTACGATTCAGCCTACAAGACCGACGTGTACCAGTGGCTGAGACTCGTTTGCTCTCAGCTGGACGAAGATGATTGCCTACTGGATTGGAGAAATCGAAAATCCTCGTCATGCTTCCTACCAAAGAGCTAAAtgcatggggagacatgcttacatggagTTTTGACAACCCTTCCCCTGAAGGGGTCAACAGACAGGCTGGAGTTCAGGTTGACAGACGAGTATCACCACAATAAGAACGTTTCGTTCGTGGGAATTACAATGCACCTACTGATACAATAAATGACTGATGTTATCAAGTTTTACCCTAATTTACCAAGTGCACCTGCGGAAGACACGCAGGAGGACAGTTCACAGGTCTACAACCTCAAGGCCCACTGTGCATAGCCATGGGAGGTATAACCATTGCCGTGGGACTCAACCAATCCGGTCTGCGGAACGCTGGGAAGAGACTGGGGGCAAAATCCAAGAAACACGAGGGGATAAGACTACTGGCGGAGACTAAGTTCAACTCAATCATCGACCTGATCAGCAGGGCCGTGGAGAATGGGGTCATCATCGACTATGAGTTTAGCCAGTACAGTACAGGAAAAACAAAAGTACATGATGATGAAGGAGCAGATCAGACAACGTATCAAGAAGATCGTGGACTCTATCAATGAGCAAGAATGTCAGCAGCTGGTGGCACAGGGCAGACAGGGGTCCAAGGAGGAActtatgaaaaaacttcaatctgcacAGTATGTCAGCGGTACCTAGAAAACCCACCTGCGTATTCATAATCTCTCGAACCTAGTGTGTTGTTCAACACACTAGATAACCTGCTACTCTATCTCGAGTACTTCTCCCGTGTCTTGATCGATGATAAGGCCGCCATCATATACGACACGTCGCTGCTTTACAGCGAGCTCTCTTGAGTATTGCTCAAGATTTTTCTGCCATGCAATTTTGGTACAAGGCTCGCAATTGGGCCCGTCCGTTTGTGCTGAAACATTTATGTACCTGACCTCCCGAATGGCTTCGAGGAGTTCAACCTTATTCATCGTAGAGTAACGAGGAATGCCTAGTGATTTTGCTTCTCCTTTTTGCGGAAAACTTCATGTTTGTTGCATGGTTGAAGTCAACTATACAAAGCCCTCGCGCAGGCACTTACAAGACAGTAAAGCTGTCGATCGCGTCGTCATCATAGTCATTAAAGTAGCAAGCGTTGTATCTTTCAACCTCTTTCTATTTACACTCTTCCAGGTAGGTCTGCAGGCAGTAGTTTGCACCTTGCCTGTAGATACTCGCCAAGTTCACGATGGCCTTACACTCACAACTTTTCTGCGGTATCTTTTTCTTGCGAAAGTTGATTCTAAGCTCATTATCCCACTCCTTCAGCTTAGTTCTGAGGTAGCGACCATTTTTCACGCCACCGTTGGTCAAGCGATGCACTTCCAAGGAATCCACCTTGATCAGGATTTTCTTGTATTGATCTAGCCACTCAGGATAGCTGGCCAGATTGAATGACATAGTTAGCGCGGAGCCTTCACTGAAGCATGAGACACCCTTGGAGCGGATCTTTTCAGGAGTCTTGAGCAGTAGCGGTGCTAGGTTGCTGTCTTGGTCCTGATAGCCAATTATGAAGCGCTCATCCTTGGCCTTGTTGGTTGGAATTGGATCGCTCAGCACAATGTTTTCGACTTGCACTTCTTCGATGTTTAGTGGTCTCACGTTAGTGTAAAAGTCTTCAGTCTTAATTGTTTTGTCTCCAAATTTCATCAACATCCTCTTTATTATGGAGACAAAACCTCAACCAGGGTCCTCTTTGTCGTTGCGCAATCGCAACTACCACCATTGCACGTGATGTACTCCTGGTAGCAGGACCAGACAGGTTTTTCATAACTAGCTGTTATGAAAAACCTTCGTCCACAATCGCACCTGTCGTACCCGTCGAGCACGCGTTCACATTCATCGCAGTGTTCCTTAATCGTTCATTTACTCCACAAGAGCTCAAGGTCTGCCTTTTCACCCTCTGAGAACCACCAGTTTATGTCCCTGGCAGGATGCCAGGCTACTGGAAGCAACTCCTCCTTAATCCTAGCTTTCTCCCCTTTTCTCAAGCGATAGGCCCCGAGTAGCTCAGGCTCATCTTCGGAAACCCTGAGGCACATGTCCCGGGTGACAAACCAGTCCGGTACATCGCCGAGCGCAAAGGAATTCTCCTCAACAGCTTCGTTGCACATTTCCTGCGTCTTGAATTGATCTGATACATGGATGAGCATAAGGGGATACTTTTCAACTGCTTCTTTGCACATGTCTTGTGTCTTGAACTGGTCCGGCACATACTCCAACATGTCGGGATACTCTCCAACAGCCTCGCTGCACATGTCTTGTGCCTTGAATTGATCCGGTACATGCATGAGCATCCCGGGATACTGTCCAACAGCCTTGCTACACATGCCTTGTGTCTTGAACCTATCGGGGATATACTTGAATAACCATGAATTCTCCTCAACAGCTtcgttgcacatgtcctgcgtcttgaatAGATCTGGTACATACCTGATCGCCGGGGAATCCTCCTCAACCAATTTTTTCCACCTTTCTTGCCTCCATCTCATCTTCTTCTTGCGTACACAATTCAACCTTGAGTGGTGGTCAATATGCCGAgttttactgcgcatgcgttgatttttgatgactcAGCAATATCAGTCGATGCCGTTGTTTTTTGCAATGTCGCCATATTTTCGTGTGAGGGTTACATGATTTGTGATATCGATGACATCATTAATATTGGTGGATGCGCATTCGCGGGGGTTGGTGTGGGGTGTTGATGACGCCACAGATTATTTTGGGGGGTGTTGAGGGAGTGTTTTTGATGTGGGGTTTTACGCATGCCCattgttctcaaaatgaaatcaaaataaCACGAAAAGTAGTCTATAGATAATGAAAAATGGTTGATTTTCCAAATCTACTCCACCATTTTCTTAACCTTTAAAGCATCGAATCACACGAATTGCTCTGGCTTTAAGCAAAACTTGCAACTACGCAGCGTTAAAATATACTCGCTTCAAAGAATATTTTACAGAATTATTTGTGgagatataaatttttttgaaagttccaTTTACCTGAGCTTTTTTGGCCTTTGTAACCCTGGACGGGGGAAGAAAGTGCCCGCGGGTCATAAATCTTGAACCACTTATGTTTAAGTGATGAAACTTGGCACAGTTGCAGAATGTCTTAGTAGAAACTCAttccaggtaaaaaaaattgatgacatCATAGGGATCAGAAATAACgtcatatatataaaattttctgTCTTGATAATGCAAAATTCTGGTCTGCATTGTAAACACGTTGTGGTATGTATCCATGGTAACACAAAAACATCCATtagcatatataaaaatattttataacaaaataacgCAACAAAACTGTTTTATATTGACTTGCTGAAACAAAAATTCACAGACCATGAATTCAAAAATGGCGGGAAATTAcaggaaattaaatttttttaaaaaaatttttttctgaaatctATAATCtataataaaagttaggaaaagtcaccaaatttcaaCATTTAATGTCATGCACCAAAAGAGATATGCCCAATTGAAATTGCTGCGGACACTTTGTGCTCAACCCCCCCCtaggtataatagggttaacaTGGCTTGGATGCCGTGTTCACGTGACTAGTCTGCAGCAGGGCCGTGGTCGCTCCGacgttttttgaattttttgtgaACTTAAATgtcgtatttttaaaacaaggaCGGACATTCGGACTTTTTGTTAGATATTAAATATAATGAGGAAACAATATTAATATCACACTTTTGATGTCGGTCACGTAAAATTATCTCCAATACTATTAATAACGAACATGGTAGCATGAactggcaaaaaaatttaaacgatTCCAATTATCTAGGGGAAGATGAGAGTGTAATTAACATGTTATTGTAACGATCTCTAATTATTGTAATTAAcgttaatttttataattgcaggtataccattttgcgtgacagacagacagacagacgggcggacggacggacggacagacgtatacgggtattataatatagacgagtcgttgcccgtggaaaaatccacggggtcgcctgtcctttaaaattacccgtcgcaacaaagtggacaaaaatttatcgcatttggtattggtgcgcattttaaaaatttcgaaaagacaaaatacggctattattaaacagactagtcgttagcccgtggaaaaatccacggggttgcccgtcctttaaattaacccgtggcaacaaagtggacagaaatatatcgcatttggtattgatgcgcattttaaaaatttcgtgtttccgttatggacacggctttcgcggacacacagacagacaagaGTAGTTTTTTTATACGTGTATCAGAAAAATCGTAAGACTTGGAAAAAATTTGCcaattcatctaaattttctcCAAACAATTCACACTGCTAAATGGAAAAGTTGGACAAGTAAAAAGTATTATGATATTCTAAGCATTTTCACCATAAGGTATATCATCAGCTTCCCTACATTTACCATGccattttttaatatctttgtAAAACTTTTTCGGTTCACTTAGATTATTAAGTTTTTTGCATAATAAACAATGACCAAATTCAACATTAGAACATTCCAATCCTTCTGGATCGAAATTGTACTTCTCTttccattttaaatattttacgtaTTTGTTATCATCTTGAGATAGCTCTAATAGGTAGCTAGCCAAGTCTTTTGGGGATTTGAAATTCCGGGTATTTATAAAACTGTTTGCTGGACCTATGGATGAATAATTTCCATCGCCTCGTACTACAGGGACAATGTTTATTGATAACATATCTAAATACTTTTCAGTTATATAATCCTTCGTCAAGCAGTTTTCAAATGCGAGATAAAATCTGTATTCTCTACCTAGCATTTGCATACATTGGTCTCGAGTCTTCCTACCACAAACATTATTTTGCCCAAGAAGTTTTGCGCATTTTCCATAAACATCAACTTGAATGTATTTCATCAGTTCTTTAACATATTCCAATCTCTTACTGGGTGCTTCGCAGTTACTAACCATCCATGCAACAGGTTTTGTCTTCTTCTGAAGTATTTCATCATAATTAATCTGTTTAGGCTTATCTCTCTTACATACTACACCATACGGCATTGGGATATCAGAATCCCATCGGTATGTTTGAGTCCAGTTAAATGCAGAATTAAGAAAATCATATTTGTGCTGAGGGATATTACAAGGGGGTTCGTGAACCATAAAAACATACCTTTGATGTGGAAGTCTAAAGTGGGGAACGTTCTTCATGTTATCATATGCATGAAATATCACCGCATCAGCTTCACGCAATAGAGCTTTATTGTCAGTAACAATACAGTTTGTTTCCTCGCAACCATGAGCAATAAAATCCACTGAAGGTAGTCTTGAATATCCCCAATTTTTAATACCCCATACTTGGTTCCATAATAGAATGACACGCAATCTTTTCGggtcgttttttctctccttgaTTAACTGTTCTGCAAGTTGAATTTCTCTATTATCGAGAGCATTTACATCTGGTTGATATTTAAAAAGGATGAATAATATGGATGTAATAAACATAATAACAAATGCACTTTTCAACCAAGACAAAAATTTGTCACGTTCATTATATGGCAAGGTAAGTTTAGTAGTATTAGTCatgttaaaatctaaaaaatataacaacattGTATTTCTTACAGTGGCAAGAAGGAAAATATTACAACACAAGATTATACAGCTTATATACATGACTTGTAATTaagataaaacaaacaaacttacaGGCTTAGATGGtaattacaaaaacatttgctGACTGTTGGATTACTAAAGAGTATTGAATATAATACAAtaggtttttttgtttttatgttattcacggcaatttaattggttaatacTAAAATCTGCATTAATGTGCATAGGAGGTTCTCGAACCTATTGTAAAACAgggattttaaaattctttatgGTTTTTTTAGGATCGAGTTTTAAACGGAAcctaaggtataaaatgatgttgaactTATAATATAGAGCTTTGGTTAaacagtctttttaaatttaaagcttttttcgttctcaaggtACTCacattaaagaatttcagatttaattatgctgcataaattatgatgtcatatttatttttctgtaatcagtaattttagacctgttaagggatgtgcgttggaactttatcaatgcataaatattataaaggtgaattaacaaaattttttgccaaaatgaccctcgtttgctcgtcccagacctcttattttttgctgacaacctcataacttgggatctaCATGTTGGGATCTACATGCCCCTCAGGGTGAGGCGGGAAAATTTTCGCTATTTTGACGCACTCTAAACAGCGTAAATACTCCAATTGCACATCTTTTCTACTACCATTTTAAATTGACAGAAAAAACAAACCATCGTGTGAAGGGTTGCAGAAATCTTCAGAGATaataaacaataacaacaaagattttAATGCTGATATTTTAAGACTGTTTCGCCCAATGTCAGGGCTCGTCAGCATGCCTAGGAAATGCCTAATAATGCAACATTAGTTTTTCCAGACATGGACAGTCTGCTATCTAGTCAAGCAAGCTTGACTCAAGGAAGCAGAggattaaagaaaataaataattcatataaaaaaataaaaaaagacacttaTGCGCAATaagcttatttaaaaaaaggaaaaaggtattttgcttttacttttttgGATTATTTAATCCAAAATTACAGAAATGGTTTGTTTTAAAAGTCTCATCACATGCTTCATCAACACCTTTCAGACAAAACAGAATAACAGAATATGAGGCTGAGCATAAGTATTTTTAACATTtcataatgtaaacaaacactGGTTAACTGGTGGCAAAAATTTTCTGCGATTAGAACACTGACCGCGGTACTGCAACTAGTCTACCAAAACAAACTAATCCAAGTATGGCTAGAACAAGTAAAAACAACTCCATTCCCCACAAATTCCATTGTGTTACACCAGTTTAATTGTAAAAAGAAGCATTCTCATGTGTAAGatggaataataaaaaaatcaaatgactTACCTTGATGTTTTTATAGGACAGGATGcttattgtttatatatctCAAGGTAAAGAAAAAGCTCTAATGATGGTAAATGTTGCAGCACATCAATCCGTGCACTATCACTGACATGCAGCAAGGACATGTAGCTGTACAACCAATTTCCAGTAATTTCAGAGCTGAAAAAAATTGCCCCAGGAAGTAAAATGGTCAAACATTACTAAATTGATGCAGTAATAAATGaaagacaaacaaaaattttatcacaTAAACCATAGTCGTCATTATGATTAAGTCTTTTTACCATCATAATTTAGGTTAAACATTCTAGTTCTATACAATTTCTTTAAACTGAATAAAACATTTGGGCTTAAACAAATTCCCTATCTGACTTATTTCAATCACGaaaattgcttttaatagtTTTTGCACTTGTATCTTTGTTAAAACAGATATGCTGTAAAGAATGCTTTATCTGCGGCCCCAAAAATGCTGAAATTCAAAAACTTAAGAATT is drawn from Hydractinia symbiolongicarpus strain clone_291-10 chromosome 8, HSymV2.1, whole genome shotgun sequence and contains these coding sequences:
- the LOC130655067 gene encoding alpha-(1,3)-fucosyltransferase C-like; translation: MYISCIILCCNIFLLATVRNTMLLYFLDFNMTNTTKLTLPYNERDKFLSWLKSAFVIMFITSILFILFKYQPDVNALDNREIQLAEQLIKERKNDPKRLRVILLWNQVWGIKNWGYSRLPSVDFIAHGCEETNCIVTDNKALLREADAVIFHAYDNMKNVPHFRLPHQRYVFMVHEPPCNIPQHKYDFLNSAFNWTQTYRWDSDIPMPYGVVCKRDKPKQINYDEILQKKTKPVAWMVSNCEAPSKRLEYVKELMKYIQVDVYGKCAKLLGQNNVCGRKTRDQCMQMLGREYRFYLAFENCLTKDYITEKYLDMLSINIVPVVRGDGNYSSIGPANSFINTRNFKSPKDLASYLLELSQDDNKYVKYLKWKEKYNFDPEGLECSNVEFGHCLLCKKLNNLSEPKKFYKDIKKWHGKCREADDIPYGENA